From the Camelus bactrianus isolate YW-2024 breed Bactrian camel chromosome 4, ASM4877302v1, whole genome shotgun sequence genome, the window AGTGGTGACAACACTTGCAAAGTGTGGGACCTTCGACAGCGGCGTTGTATCTATACCATCCCTGCCCATCAGAACTTAGTGACTGGTGTCAAGTTTGAGCGTAAGCTTTCCTCCTATTGTAGGCTTAATTGCCAGACAGACAGATTGCTCTTCTGGGGAATGCAGGCCAGGCATTAGCTTAACTAGGAAGTGGAACAGGAGAGAATTTGGACTCTGTTGAAGGAACAAATTGTAATTTCCTTCTGTCTGGCACACTTTCAGAGCCGTGGCACAGCATGCTGCTTGTTTCTAGGAAGTAAGGAAGACTACCATGAatgttttgcttcatttttttttccacagacgTTCCAAGCACTTAATCCTTCATGTTTTTCTGGATAGATTGTCTTTTGGGGAAAGAACCGAAAGACCCTAATAATGTTATTTCTTCCCCTAAGTCTGCCTGTAGTTGTCCTTGTCTTCCTAGAGGCCTAGTAGAAACATAGATCAGAGTGTTGGGTTTTTCTGAATGTGAAAATACCTTCTTTTATGTTCTAGCAGATTTTTGGGCTTTTATTTTCTTACGCTCTTTTGAATTCCTCAAGCAGCAccccttcttttcttttgtagCTATCCATGGGAATTTCTTGCTCACTGGTGCCTATGACAATACAGCCAAGATCTGGACCCACCCAGGCTGGTCCCCACTGAAGACTCTGGCCGGCCATGAAGGCAAAGTGATGGGCCTAGACATTTCCTCTGATGGGCAGCTCATAGCCACTTGCTCATACGACAGGACCTTCAAGCTCTGGATGGCTGAATAGGCAGGACCATGGAAAAGGACTCTCTAAGCTCATCTCCCTTAAGAGCGATTTTCAAAAGAAAGGAATTGATGTGTTTTGTTCTATCATGTTTTTTGCCAATTACCATGTATAGATCCTCAAAAGAATTGGATTTCCACATCAGCCCCAACTCCAGGCAGGCAGCCCAGTCCCTGGGTGTTGGTGAATCCCTTTCAtggttgaaattttaattttcattgttgAGCCCTGCCATGAACTACGTAGacattgtttttattaatattttgtttgaaTACCCTATTGCCTCCCTCACAGCACTCAGGATTGTGACTGGCTCCATTTTTAATTCTTGAAACTTGGCTTTGCATTACGTGGTACATGCTTCAGGACTATGTGTGAACCACAGAGCAAGATGGCTGGACTACAGTCTGGGAGCCCTCAAATTGAGAGGCACGTTTCAACGCACAAGGGCTTCACAGTGCCTGACAGAGCGAGAGCCCCGAGAACAGGAGGTGAAGAGGCAGGCACAGCTCCGCTCACGGTTATGCCATAGAGGAGATTTTACCTCTTCTGTCGAGTTCACTTGGAATGCTAACTGCATCAGGAAGCTCAGAGCTGAACATTTGCCTTATCAAAACAATTCTCCCATTTTGCTTTGAGGTTTGGCATCCTTCATGTTACCCCAAAACTAGACGATTGTGTCAATATTCAAtgaaatttttagaaaacaaacatgtcTCTGTTGTGCAACTTCTTTTCTATTGGGTATTTAAAGAATGTAACCTTCAGATCATGGTAACTCTGGAAAGAATCTCTAATGGGTATTACTAAACAAACCTCCCTTATTCTTCATTACACACTTGTTACAGAGTGAAATCCCATGGTAAAAACTgtccttaaaataatttttttgtgtaGTTAAGTGTTTTCTGTATCCCAGCCATTGGTCCCATCTTTTTAGTTTGAGGTATAACAAATGAGCTCAAATATGGCGTATTCTTTAATAAGCATTctgttagtgatttttttttttttttaatagaggactGTCGCATTGTCACTGGGCCAGACTGCCAGTGAACTGGATCTGGACTCTTAATTCTTACTTATTGGCCATGTAGCAGTTACCTTCAACCTCTTTCCACCCCAGGTATACAACCACTGAACTATGTAAGTTTGCAGTAAATTGATACAAAAATATAGGAATTTGGGAGAAGAAAGTATTGTGTGTAGAGAATTCAAGAAGGGCTTCTATGATGGCTTCTCCTTTAACATGCAAAACACTTGACTGTTGCAGGGAAGCTGAGAGTGACGTGTCTGCCGCTGTTGTGCAAGCTGGTGTGTGGTATGTAGCTAAATAGTCTATCTAACCTGATTTCAGTTATAACTAAACAGTTGTGTATTCTATGTCCTGGTAAGCTTCTGGATTATCAGCTGTGCCCTCCTTTGGGCACTTCACTATTATTTAAGTATTAATAGACTCTATTCCTCAATAGTTAGCcatgaaaagaaattatttttcattactacTTTTGTAATATGAATAAACTAATAATGAACATTAGTGTATTAGCAtgcaatctgaaaaaaatgttaaagattttCAGGTTTTCTAGTTGAAATTTTACCATTCATTCcattaaactctttttttttttttttttcctggtccaGGAGATTTAGAGGTAGCAACTAGGTGAAACCGTTTCATCTAAGCCTTTGGCAAgacaaatgtggtatatatattcaCTGGAAACGTTGTCAGAAAGCAGTTAACTGAGGAGCATAAACCAAGTGTGGCGTTTCATGACCGTGGTGAGAGAAATACAACCGCTGTCACTTAACAGGGCACTTAATTCTCTGCCTAGACACTGCCAGTCACGTTGAGAcatatcatttaatcctcacagtctTATGAGTTAAttattattctctcttttttttttttaacagataaaactgaagctcaaagaagttaagtaacttgctccagGTTACCTAATTAGTGAGCTGTGGAGCCTGGTCTGTCTGTGACCTTATAAGAGATTTCATGGGGCTTTATTGAGTATGATGGCAACACTGGCCACACAAAAAGGCCAGTCCAGCCAGCGTGGCCTGTTCCCTGTACAAAGCCTGAGCTAACCACTCTACCTTTTATACTGCCTTTTTGATGAGTCACTGTATCTTATTCTGACTTCATGCCAAAGGGAGTTAAAGTAATTTCACCACTTCTACCTCATGAACTTACAAGTTGCCTATAGTGTTATTCAACAGGAAACTATTTGCATTTTGGGACAGATGATATTTTCTTGTGTAGAACTGTCTTAAGCATTGTAGCATGTCTTAGCATCCCTGACCTCTGGAGTGCTGAAAGCCAGAAGCACAACCCATCCCTTCATTGGAGTACCAGAGATTTCTAAATGCTTTCTGGAAGGATGGCACTCACTGCCCCAAGTTTAGAACTATTGAATGTGAAAACAAGATGCCCCAGGTACCACAATGTTAAGTGTATCCTTCCCTATCCAAGAATACTCAAAGCTGTGTCTTTGGTGAATCAGCCACTTGAAGAGTTTGAGTTCTCCTTGGACTGGAAGGCCTCCAGCACatactagctgggtgaccttgaacaaggTAGCTGAACTTGGGGAGCCTCAGTTCCAGCTATGAAATAGGAGTGAAGCTTGCTTAACTCTGAGCAGTAGGCCCTAGTACAGAGGCAAGTGTTCCTTCCTGAGCTTCCCCCAGCTCCTCTGTTCTTCATGGCTCTGAGAATATGGTGAGATCTTTGCCTAATTTACCTGCCACAAGGTTAAGGAGTAAGGATGTGTAAAGAAATGGAAGTCAATGGGGAGAGGTCGAGCCCCAGCTTTAGTGTAATTATCTTTGACGGTGCAAATGGAGAGGTAGGTGCTAGTTCCCTAGTGGGATGTGTGGGTAGCTTTCTAATTTCATAATGGAGAATTTTTTCTTCACAGCAGAGCTTAAGACTGGTTTTACTAAATGTGAAATATGTGTCTTGGCTATTTTGGACTATCTTGTATATTAAGACCCCTAAGAATTTACAGAAGCTAGTTTCATTAAACTCACAAACTGTTTTTCAGAGCAAATAAAACCAACTCAGTTTCTGGCCTCTGAAAGCTTCATTCTACAAATTCCAAAAAACTCAAAAAGTGTTATCTTTTTGTTATGGTGTTTTCACTGTTTTGAGATTGTTCCAGAGCCCTGAGCTTTATCTACCAGGCAATATTTAAAGTGGGGAGGCAGAAATCAGGATTTTAGACACTGCAGAGGTGGCAACTTGTAGTCAAGTAGCAGCCCAAGCATCCAAATTCTGTCTAGTTTTCCTCAGTTCTAGATTCTGTCATACAGAATAAAAACCCGGGTCCGCTTCCTTCGTGGTCTGTGATGGGAGCTAAGGCTTTTACTCTGTCCAGTTTTCTGCCATCTTTCTTGAGGCCAGGATTACAATGGCTGGAGTTGCGGGAGTCAGGGCTGTACCCTGCACCTATCAGGAGGAGTCAAAACCTTTTCCTCTAAATCCCAGGTTTCTTTTGACCCACTGaccctggcttctttcaccttgAAACTTCTATACACTTAACACCCCATAAACCGCATGCTGACGAGATCATCTTGTACAAGAAGTAGCTGAGTAAACAGGCCCTCCTTGCTGGTGGGAGGACTCTCTGCCACCCCTGGATAATCCTGTCCTCTTCCCCTAGTTCTGACAGAGCACCTGTCAACTGGttgttgaatgagtaagtgaatgaattaatgaatgcagATCATTACTGGGACTGGAAGCAAGAGATCCAAAGAGAAAACTAAAAGGGGAAGACAAAACAGATTTGCTCACAATTGAAAGTGCATGTTCCAAATGTTTTAGCAACAAGTAGTAAAAAGagcaactcaaaaaaaaatgtgatccaAGTTCAAAGCAGCTCCAGTAAGAAATGTAACTTGCTATTTGAGCTGGTCAGGTTTCTGGATACCATTGTCCAGCACTTTGGCACAACTTGCTACATAACGCTGTAATCACAGGTCTGCTTTTCTGTCCTTCCATGGCCCGTGGTTCACACCCAGAGGTCTCTTCTCATCTTTTCCCAGTCCTTTAGCTGTTAGAGGTTTTTCATTACAGTAAGACTCTCTGTTTCCAGAAGCAGACGAACAGCCTAGATCACCCCTGGATTGTGAGAATGAACAATACTACAAAAGAAGACAGCTCCAAATGAGGCTCTATAGTCCCCATACCCAGCAGCAGCCAAGAAGGGCTTGGTTCTTTGTCTGGAACAGATTCTCATCCCATACCCCAGAGGAACTGCTTGGTCCAAAAGATGGAGAAGATGAGCAACAGAGAGACACTGAGGATGACAGCCATCAGGTAGGCAAAGATCCGGAACTGAGGGTTGCGGAAACACTCCCTGAGAGAGTAGTGGCTGGGGATGGGAACAGGCATAGGCCTGGCAGAGGGGGCCATGTCCTGGGGGGGCCCAGTCTGGCTCCCAGGCTCAGGGCCCAGGTCCAGCGTGTAGACCCGGGGCTGGCGCAGGAAATAGCGGCTCTTGGGCTGGTCCTTGAGACAGAGCTGGCGGCCTTCCAGGATGACATGGTGGGGCTCCAGGCGGAGCAGGGTGAGCATGGCAGTATCTGTGGGCAAGTCAGTGACAGGCTGCccagaggccagcacagtgggctGGCGACAGAGGGGACACAGCAACCGGCGCCGAGCCGGAGTCACCAGGCTGAGGTGGGCCAGGCATTCCACGCAGAAGGAGTGGCAGCAGTCCAGCACTTTGGGGGTGTGGAACGTGTTGTTGAAGGGGTTCCAGCAGACAGGGCACTCAGGCTCCCGGCCCTGTGGCTCTGCCATCCTCAGACCAGATGCTGGAAGATCTGGCAGGAGATGTCCTggcagagagggaaaaggagCAGAGGGACACCCATTAAGCTCCGTCCCTGTGTTTGGCCCTAGGCTGTGTTCTGTGGGTTGTTAGAAGGTATTGTCACCCACAttccacagatgaagaaacctaGGTTCAAAAAGATGAAGCGATTGTTCCAGATCACTCAGTCCTAAGCTGTAGATGCAAGTGTGGTGCTCCGGCAGCATCCTCTCTATTGGGCGAAGACCTGCGCCACCCACCATTATCAAGCTCCCAGGGGAGGAGCATGCACTCTGGCTTTAGAAATCGATAAAAATGCTCCTTGCGCTGCATGTGATCGCCCTTGGCTTCTCGGActccagggagaggaaagggagccACAGTCAGTGCTTCATGCTAGCGAGCAAACATTTCCTTCCTGGCTGCCTCAGAGCAGAGATGGGCTTCGTGAATTCCCGTCTTAACCTCCTCTGGGGGCAGATGCCaggccctctctccttcctccccttgggCTGCAGGGCCATTCCTCAGAGCCCATTTGCCCAGTCTTTGTGCAGGGTCTTGCAAGGGGGCCTCTGGGAAGGCTTTTCCCCTTGACTGGAAGCTTGGAGAGGttcccttccccagctccccagATCAGCCCTTTCAGAGCCTCCTTCCAAGAGTCGGCCTCCCCtggctcctcttccctccctttgtCCCAGGAAATCCCCAAAGCACCCACCTGGGCTTCCTTGGCACTAGAGTGGTTAGGCAGACTACCCTGAAGGGCCTGAGGCTCTAGTCTCTTCCTCTCCAGAATCCGCAAAGCTTTGGGAGACTGCTTTCTCACCACCAACACTGGGGCCCGTCTCCATGGCAGCACATACGCAGCACCTGGAGCTGCCaggtggcccaggctgcagcctcTGGAGCACACCTGCCTGCAGCGAAGGCCAGAGAGCTGCCCAGGTGGCACAGCGGGGAGGTGAGGGACAAGGGTTCCCCTGGGGCGCGGCGACCAACCAACCCTAGAAGCCAGGTGTCTGCGAGATTGTGGGCGGTCTCTTCAAGACCTCGATCCCTGGCCTGGAAAGGCAGGGGCGGCAATTTCCTTTTTCTAGATTAGGGGAGGGTAAGTGAGCCTTCTGGGCTTCCTCTCTCCTGggccctcatttctttttttttctaaaatggctGAAACCTCCTTCTCACACAAAGGGGCTGCCCCGCCTTGCAATCGCTGCGAAATTCATCTACTGCACAGCCTAAAATCTCTGAATAGTGTCTGAATATCAGATTCAGAAAGTCCTCTCCTGTTCTCTTCTGATCATTTAATGTGCCCAAGGAGCTGTAACCAGAACATGCAGGCCTTGCTGCCTCCTTTGTTCTCAGAACACAGATGGTCAGCCTGGCAGGCACTGACCGCTGAGATCCCAGAGTCCAAGACGTGGCCATCCCACCACCCTTGGGGGCTTAATTAGAAGGGGAGTCAGGGAGGAGGCGTGCTGCAGCCCTACTTCCCCATTTCAACCAGAAACACTTGGCTTTTCTCATATTCGTCATTTGAACAAGTTGAAGAGTTGAgcttctaaggaaaaaaaaagtttaaaagccaCTTCTTCATCTTAATCACTCACTCTGCAAATGGGAGGCAAAAAGTGACTGTCACCCAAGGCCATCCAGCTAGTTAATGGTGACACCAGGACTTCCAGGCCACCACCGTGCTGCTGTCAGAGAGGCAGAACACTCATTCAGTCCACCTACTGGATGTGTGTTATTAACTGGATAGTAGGTGCTTGCATTTCATTAGGAGGTTCCTCTTAAGTCTCTCACGGTACGAATCCAGGAACCCTGCAAAGGACATTTGGGGGCAGTGAGTCTCCTTTGTGTCCCTGATACGACATCATCTACCGTGACTGAGTTGGCACCTAAAGCAAAACCTGCTTACACTCTCTGATTCATGGCTTCCTGGTTTCCTTCTGGACCCTAGAACTCTGCCACTGCTCCATATAGGGAAGAGGAAATGAAGACATGCAGGAGGAGGATGGAACAGCTCTGGCCAAAGCTGGGATAGTTTGCCAAGGACCCTTACCAGTGGCCCATTTGCCCTTTCAGCAAACAGTCATTGAGTTATTGAGAGCACACCATataccaggcactatgctaggcactcaataaataatgggGAACAAAATAGACATGGTCTTTGACCTCATAACATTTAGAGTCTAGTGAAGGAAGGAGACATTGATTGAGTGATAGGCAATAAATAAGTATAATTTTAATGAATACCATAAAGGACAAAAAGGAAAACGGACTTAAAGGGCTGGCTGCTTCAGATGAGACCACTAGGGAAGCTTTCTCCAAAGAGGTGATATGAAAGCTGAGACTGGAGGATGAGAAGAATCCAGCCATGCAGGGTGGAGGAAGAgcaagggaacagcatgtgccaaAGCCCTAAGGCGAAAAAAAGCTCTGCCCATTGAGGAAGTGAAAGGAGGCTGGGTGACTGAAGTGTAGCAGGTGGATCTGGAGTGGGAAGTGACTCAGGATGAAGCCAGAGAGGTAGGAGGCGAGCCCTGGAAGCTGGGGAATGCATCTGGATGTGATTCTAggactgagtgtgtgtgtgtatgtgcgtgtgtgtgtatatg encodes:
- the RNF183 gene encoding E3 ubiquitin-protein ligase RNF183 isoform X2, yielding MAEPQGREPECPVCWNPFNNTFHTPKVLDCCHSFCVECLAHLSLVTPARRRLLCPLCRQPTVLASGQPVTDLPTDTAMLTLLRLEPHHVILEGRQLCLKDQPKSRYFLRQPRVYTLDLGPEPGSQTGPPQDMAPSARPMPVPIPSHYSLRECFRNPQFRIFAYLMAVILSVSLLLIFSIFWTKQFLWGMG
- the RNF183 gene encoding E3 ubiquitin-protein ligase RNF183 isoform X1, encoding MQIRPAHNCLETPGEVRAQNTRCGAELGKGGKGGSEGAGHLLPDLPASGLRMAEPQGREPECPVCWNPFNNTFHTPKVLDCCHSFCVECLAHLSLVTPARRRLLCPLCRQPTVLASGQPVTDLPTDTAMLTLLRLEPHHVILEGRQLCLKDQPKSRYFLRQPRVYTLDLGPEPGSQTGPPQDMAPSARPMPVPIPSHYSLRECFRNPQFRIFAYLMAVILSVSLLLIFSIFWTKQFLWGMG